The following proteins are co-located in the Polymorphospora rubra genome:
- a CDS encoding DEAD/DEAH box helicase, with protein MQGVTSAATVSAAGGPDRPPATAAAPSDLLRHLYPRADRTTEGSAVTHVERIPARAGVTTDWPGWVPPELRDTLSGRGVVAPWKHQARAAELAYGGQHVVVATGTASGKSLAYQLPALSRLLTDPRATVLYLAPTKALAADQLRAVDSLALPGIRPAAYDGDTPRAERDWIRQHSRFVLTNPDMLHHSILPGHARWAGFLRRLAFVVVDECHTYRGVFGSHVAHVLRRLRRQVTRYGRTPVFVLASATSGDPATAAGRLTGLPVEAVVEDASPRGGVTFALWEPPLLPAEPRPSGAAVDPTARDAPTDDSPTDNDPTGDGPTGDGPTGDGRRPDRPAEDAPAAGGAPGDGAVVPAARRPVLREGDGRPAAGDDAVVDAVRRSALRETADLLADAVSAGIRTLAFVRSRKGAEVVATMARRSLDEAVPGLGARVAAYRAGYLKEERRSLERALLDGDLLGLASTNALELGVDLIGLDAVLICGYPGTRASLWQQAGRAGRAGGEALAVLVARDDPLDTYLVHHPEAVFGRPVESTVLDPSNPYVLGPQLCCAAVEAPLTPADLELFGPGSDDAVTALVEAGALRQRPTGWYWRHSGRPEVDLRGTGGAPLCVVEAATGRLLGTVDPSSAHFLVHPGAVYLHQGVSYVVDELDLDDACALVHAEEPDWSTHARDVTSLSVVSVRSYVDAGPVGLFLGEVDVTSQVVSYQRRRIGSGEVIDTRPLDLPTRELRTVAVWFTLSPRALAAAGVDAADVPGALHAAEHAAIGLLPLVATCDRWDIGGLSTAAHPDTEAPTVFVYDGHPGGAGFAERAYGTAASWLRATRDAIRECRCETGCPSCVQSPKCGNGNNPLAKAEAVKVLDVVLTHLPE; from the coding sequence GTGCAGGGCGTGACCTCCGCAGCCACAGTATCCGCGGCTGGCGGCCCGGATCGGCCGCCGGCCACCGCCGCGGCACCGTCCGACCTGCTGCGGCACCTGTACCCGCGGGCCGACCGGACCACCGAAGGCTCCGCCGTCACCCACGTCGAACGGATACCGGCCCGCGCCGGCGTCACCACCGACTGGCCCGGGTGGGTACCGCCGGAGCTGCGGGACACGCTCAGCGGACGCGGCGTCGTCGCGCCCTGGAAGCACCAGGCCCGGGCGGCCGAACTCGCGTACGGCGGTCAGCACGTCGTCGTCGCCACCGGCACCGCGTCGGGCAAGTCGCTGGCGTATCAGTTGCCCGCCCTGTCCCGGCTGCTCACCGACCCGCGGGCCACCGTGCTCTACCTCGCGCCGACCAAGGCGCTGGCCGCCGACCAGTTGCGTGCCGTCGACAGCCTCGCCCTTCCCGGGATCCGCCCCGCCGCGTACGACGGCGACACGCCGCGCGCCGAACGGGACTGGATCCGCCAGCACTCCCGCTTTGTGCTGACCAACCCCGACATGCTGCACCACAGCATCCTGCCCGGTCACGCCCGTTGGGCGGGCTTCCTGCGCCGACTCGCGTTCGTCGTCGTCGACGAGTGCCACACCTATCGCGGCGTGTTCGGCTCGCACGTCGCGCACGTGCTGCGCCGGCTCCGCCGCCAGGTCACCAGGTACGGGCGTACGCCGGTGTTCGTGCTGGCGTCGGCCACCTCGGGCGATCCGGCCACGGCGGCGGGGCGGCTCACCGGCCTGCCCGTCGAGGCGGTCGTGGAGGACGCCTCGCCCCGCGGCGGGGTGACCTTCGCGCTGTGGGAACCGCCGCTGCTGCCCGCCGAGCCCCGGCCGTCCGGGGCCGCCGTCGACCCGACTGCTCGCGACGCCCCCACCGACGACAGCCCCACGGACAACGACCCGACGGGCGACGGTCCGACGGGCGACGGTCCGACGGGCGACGGGCGACGGCCCGACCGGCCGGCGGAGGATGCTCCGGCAGCCGGCGGGGCGCCGGGCGACGGTGCCGTCGTGCCGGCCGCCCGACGGCCGGTCCTGCGGGAGGGTGACGGGCGGCCCGCGGCCGGCGACGACGCGGTGGTGGACGCCGTACGCCGGTCGGCGCTGCGGGAGACGGCCGACCTGCTCGCCGACGCGGTGTCAGCCGGGATCCGCACGCTGGCATTCGTCCGCTCGCGCAAGGGCGCCGAGGTGGTGGCGACGATGGCCCGTCGATCGCTCGACGAGGCGGTGCCCGGCCTCGGCGCCCGGGTGGCCGCCTACCGGGCCGGCTATCTGAAGGAGGAGCGGCGGTCGCTGGAACGCGCCCTGCTCGACGGTGACCTGCTCGGCCTCGCCTCGACCAACGCACTGGAGCTGGGCGTCGACCTGATCGGGCTCGACGCCGTGCTGATCTGCGGCTATCCGGGCACCAGGGCGTCGTTGTGGCAGCAGGCCGGGCGGGCCGGCCGGGCCGGTGGTGAGGCACTGGCCGTGCTGGTGGCCCGCGACGACCCGCTCGACACCTACCTGGTGCATCACCCCGAGGCGGTGTTCGGCCGCCCGGTCGAGTCCACCGTCCTCGACCCGTCCAACCCGTACGTCCTCGGCCCGCAGCTCTGCTGTGCCGCGGTCGAAGCCCCGTTGACACCGGCCGACCTGGAACTCTTCGGCCCCGGCTCGGACGACGCCGTGACGGCCCTGGTCGAGGCCGGCGCGCTCCGGCAGCGGCCGACGGGTTGGTACTGGCGGCACAGCGGACGGCCGGAGGTCGACCTGCGCGGCACCGGCGGCGCACCGCTGTGTGTGGTCGAGGCGGCGACCGGGCGACTGCTCGGCACCGTCGACCCGTCGTCGGCGCACTTCCTGGTGCACCCCGGCGCGGTCTATCTGCACCAGGGCGTGTCGTACGTCGTCGACGAACTCGATCTCGACGACGCCTGCGCGCTGGTGCACGCCGAGGAGCCGGACTGGTCCACCCATGCCCGGGACGTCACCTCGCTCTCCGTGGTCTCGGTCCGCTCCTACGTGGATGCCGGCCCGGTGGGGCTCTTTCTCGGCGAGGTCGACGTGACCAGCCAGGTGGTGTCGTACCAGCGCCGTCGGATCGGCTCGGGCGAGGTCATCGACACCCGCCCGCTGGATCTGCCGACCCGCGAGCTGCGGACCGTCGCGGTGTGGTTCACCCTGTCACCGCGGGCGCTGGCGGCGGCCGGTGTCGACGCGGCCGACGTACCGGGCGCGCTGCACGCCGCCGAACACGCCGCCATCGGCCTGCTTCCGCTGGTGGCCACCTGTGACCGGTGGGACATCGGCGGGCTGTCCACCGCGGCGCACCCCGACACCGAGGCGCCGACCGTGTTCGTCTACGACGGGCATCCCGGCGGCGCCGGCTTCGCCGAGCGGGCGTACGGGACGGCGGCGTCGTGGCTGCGGGCCACCCGCGACGCGATCAGGGAATGCCGCTGCGAGACGGGCTGCCCGTCGTGTGTCCAGTCGCCGAAGTGCGGCAACGGCAACAACCCGCTCGCGAAGGCCGAAGCGGTGAAGGTCCTCGACGTGGTGCTGACGCACCTGCCGGAGTAG
- a CDS encoding DUF6907 domain-containing protein, with product MKRQLAVPMPAKFPCPPWCVGGCEAWDEGNGERYHGSAFSSVHVKEPDYPRTKVTVSNVREDDDQMGATQIHILIDGIGDMDWNIGPDAARKLAALLGRAADNADPMPAGTETVPACDVRLGEHILTPDGWQVVRDLLMVTDTDTAAFYTDERTDEISSGWRFDLAEPVRVRRAVTR from the coding sequence GTGAAGCGGCAGCTCGCAGTTCCGATGCCGGCCAAGTTCCCGTGCCCGCCGTGGTGCGTCGGCGGCTGCGAAGCCTGGGACGAGGGCAACGGCGAGCGGTACCACGGCTCCGCCTTCTCGTCGGTCCACGTGAAGGAGCCCGACTACCCGCGCACCAAGGTCACCGTCAGCAACGTCCGCGAGGACGACGACCAGATGGGCGCCACGCAGATCCACATCCTGATCGACGGCATTGGCGACATGGACTGGAACATCGGCCCGGACGCCGCCCGCAAGCTCGCCGCCCTGCTGGGCCGTGCCGCCGACAACGCCGACCCGATGCCGGCCGGTACCGAGACGGTGCCCGCCTGCGACGTGCGGCTCGGCGAGCACATCCTCACCCCCGACGGCTGGCAGGTCGTTCGTGACCTCCTGATGGTCACCGACACCGACACCGCCGCCTTCTACACCGACGAGCGCACCGACGAGATCAGCAGCGGATGGCGCTTCGACCTGGCCGAGCCGGTCCGCGTCCGCCGGGCGGTGACCCGATGA
- a CDS encoding STAS domain-containing protein: MDRPMDSEGQSRDAMSLVTRTVDGHTVLEVGGEVDLVSGTRLRERFLQLIDGGSRSVVVDLGGVTFIDSTGLGVLLGGLKRLRAVGGTFSLVCDKEPLLKIFRITALDQVFPIFATAEEALSAGQAGPAA; encoded by the coding sequence ATGGACAGGCCGATGGACAGTGAGGGGCAGTCCAGAGACGCGATGTCGCTGGTGACCCGCACCGTCGACGGGCACACGGTGCTGGAGGTCGGCGGCGAGGTCGATCTCGTCTCCGGTACCCGGTTGCGGGAGCGGTTCCTCCAGTTGATCGACGGCGGTTCCCGCAGCGTCGTGGTCGACCTGGGCGGGGTGACGTTCATCGACTCCACCGGCCTGGGGGTGCTGCTCGGCGGCCTGAAGCGGCTGCGTGCGGTCGGGGGTACGTTCAGCCTGGTCTGCGACAAGGAACCCCTGCTCAAGATCTTCCGGATCACCGCCCTCGACCAGGTCTTCCCGATCTTCGCCACTGCGGAGGAGGCCCTCAGCGCTGGTCAGGCCGGTCCGGCGGCGTGA
- a CDS encoding type II secretion system F family protein, whose protein sequence is MSASTVAAGCLTVIALVVALPGPATTRGRLVRVLGDARRPPRRPDVVRVGAVLGGLATAIVLGDWGGLAVGVAVAIGLDRSLRRLEPAAQRARRLRELADLPLAADLLAAALRSGAPVDRAVGAVAQALDGPLGDRLTAVARSLRLGAEPEEAWAHLAPVPGAERLAVAAVRSAGSGAALAGALTRLADDLRADRAVATEAAARRAGVLIVLPLGLCFLPAFILAGLVPVIVAVLDDVL, encoded by the coding sequence ATGTCGGCGTCGACCGTCGCCGCCGGCTGTCTCACCGTGATTGCCCTGGTGGTCGCACTTCCCGGCCCTGCGACGACCCGAGGTCGCCTCGTCCGGGTGCTCGGCGACGCCCGGCGTCCACCGCGACGCCCCGACGTCGTACGGGTCGGTGCCGTCCTTGGCGGCCTGGCCACCGCGATCGTGCTCGGCGACTGGGGTGGGCTGGCGGTGGGAGTCGCCGTCGCCATCGGGCTCGACCGGTCGCTGCGGCGCCTCGAACCCGCCGCGCAGCGGGCCAGGCGGCTGCGGGAGTTGGCCGACCTGCCACTGGCCGCCGACCTGCTCGCCGCGGCACTGCGGTCGGGTGCACCGGTCGACCGGGCCGTCGGCGCCGTGGCGCAGGCCCTCGACGGCCCGCTCGGTGACCGGCTGACCGCGGTCGCCCGATCCCTGCGGCTCGGCGCCGAACCCGAGGAGGCATGGGCGCACCTTGCCCCCGTACCCGGGGCCGAGCGGCTGGCCGTGGCGGCGGTGCGCTCGGCCGGCAGCGGCGCGGCGCTGGCCGGGGCGCTGACCCGGCTCGCCGACGACCTGCGGGCGGACCGCGCGGTCGCCACCGAGGCGGCGGCCCGCCGGGCGGGAGTCCTCATCGTGCTGCCGCTCGGGCTGTGTTTCCTGCCCGCCTTCATTCTCGCCGGCCTGGTGCCGGTGATCGTCGCCGTGCTCGACGACGTGCTGTAA
- a CDS encoding RNA polymerase sigma factor, with the protein MTVMAMPSGYRNSSLFRQVSEALGHLTVTQQQVLVMYGIEGRSLKDTARQLGLAAGTVKGIFTGACQRLSQVGATAPAILSAPTVAEVTVGAALAANIHPQPAACPDWCTFQNCTPDKGDGSTYHMSAHRVIEIDRPGGGHAPGVGISRLVEEDGSAANWIDVSVGDHCGTGMTSAQALELAAYLREDALRAAGADGVDMPAGRLQVGDQIRTADGWQTVEVVHLDGWCCGIPMKADHVGDHRVSVCTDAHDDDNDAHLFDSDEVVRVRQAVRR; encoded by the coding sequence ATGACCGTCATGGCCATGCCGTCCGGCTACCGCAACAGCAGCCTCTTCCGTCAGGTATCGGAGGCGCTCGGACACCTTACGGTCACCCAGCAGCAGGTGCTGGTCATGTACGGGATCGAGGGGCGGTCGCTCAAGGACACAGCCCGGCAGCTCGGGCTCGCCGCCGGCACCGTCAAGGGCATCTTCACCGGCGCCTGCCAGCGGCTGTCGCAGGTCGGTGCCACCGCCCCGGCCATCCTGTCCGCCCCGACCGTTGCTGAGGTGACGGTCGGGGCGGCTCTCGCCGCCAACATCCACCCGCAGCCGGCGGCGTGCCCGGACTGGTGCACGTTCCAGAACTGCACCCCCGACAAGGGCGACGGCTCGACCTACCACATGTCCGCCCACCGGGTCATCGAGATCGACCGGCCCGGCGGCGGCCACGCCCCCGGAGTCGGGATCTCCCGCCTCGTCGAAGAAGACGGCAGCGCCGCGAACTGGATCGACGTCAGCGTCGGCGACCACTGCGGAACCGGAATGACGTCCGCTCAGGCGCTCGAACTGGCCGCGTACCTGCGCGAAGACGCCTTGCGGGCGGCCGGGGCGGACGGGGTCGACATGCCGGCCGGGCGTCTGCAGGTCGGCGACCAGATCCGTACCGCGGACGGGTGGCAGACCGTTGAGGTGGTGCACCTGGATGGCTGGTGCTGCGGGATCCCGATGAAGGCCGACCACGTCGGCGACCACCGGGTCAGCGTCTGCACCGATGCCCACGACGACGACAACGACGCGCACCTGTTCGACAGCGACGAGGTTGTGCGCGTGCGTCAGGCGGTCCGGCGGTGA
- a CDS encoding DUF4244 domain-containing protein, with translation MRKLIARLQGDAGMNTAEYAVGTLAAVAFAGILLKVLTSGNVQSALTAVIDRALK, from the coding sequence ATGCGCAAACTCATCGCCCGGCTCCAGGGCGACGCCGGGATGAACACCGCCGAGTACGCCGTCGGCACGCTCGCCGCCGTCGCGTTCGCCGGCATCCTGCTCAAGGTGCTCACCTCCGGCAACGTGCAGTCCGCGCTCACCGCCGTGATCGACCGGGCGCTCAAGTGA
- a CDS encoding DUF6907 domain-containing protein → MTAPALANLLPVTSDCPDWCDQTCDEFADDKGAFHTADPIRIEVMRRNPEKVAYVAVELCQYTGNDLPTDPKIEIFTDQAGALTGDSAAMTPAQARQVAAALIALADQAEGQAR, encoded by the coding sequence ATGACGGCCCCGGCGCTCGCCAACCTGCTTCCGGTCACCAGCGACTGCCCGGACTGGTGCGACCAGACCTGCGACGAGTTCGCCGACGACAAGGGCGCCTTCCACACCGCCGACCCGATTCGCATCGAGGTCATGCGGCGCAACCCCGAGAAGGTCGCATACGTCGCGGTCGAGTTGTGCCAGTACACCGGCAACGACCTGCCCACCGACCCGAAGATCGAAATCTTCACCGACCAGGCCGGGGCGTTGACCGGCGACAGCGCCGCCATGACCCCGGCCCAGGCCCGGCAGGTCGCGGCAGCCCTGATCGCCCTCGCCGACCAGGCGGAAGGACAGGCCCGATGA
- a CDS encoding DUF6907 domain-containing protein, which yields MTAPALPKVNAPVDLPCPDWCGGNCDDWTGSDDGSRYHAVRQISIESAEAYSGHKGIDISTTRLDMEDEIGDTFVTMVTGTTNGPHHMADWALTPTDARRLAAALLNAADVADAPPTGELSIRTQFVQIGDELLTPDGWQTVYMVLIDAQSGHAAAFTPEKNDTDTDGWHFPFDERVWVRRAVIR from the coding sequence ATGACCGCCCCCGCCCTTCCGAAGGTCAACGCCCCCGTCGACCTGCCCTGCCCCGACTGGTGCGGCGGCAACTGCGACGACTGGACCGGCAGCGACGACGGCAGCCGCTACCACGCCGTACGCCAGATCTCGATCGAGTCCGCCGAGGCGTACTCCGGACACAAGGGAATCGACATCTCCACCACACGTCTCGACATGGAGGACGAGATCGGCGACACGTTCGTCACCATGGTCACCGGCACCACCAACGGTCCGCACCACATGGCCGACTGGGCACTCACCCCCACCGACGCCCGCCGCCTCGCCGCGGCCCTGCTCAACGCCGCCGACGTCGCCGACGCCCCGCCGACCGGTGAGCTGTCGATCCGTACGCAGTTCGTCCAGATCGGCGACGAGCTGCTCACCCCCGACGGCTGGCAGACCGTCTACATGGTGCTCATCGACGCCCAGTCCGGCCACGCCGCCGCGTTCACTCCCGAGAAGAACGACACCGACACCGACGGCTGGCACTTCCCGTTCGACGAGCGGGTCTGGGTACGCCGGGCGGTGATCCGATGA
- a CDS encoding DUF4407 domain-containing protein yields the protein MNVVWVVAAFVGGLLLAVLSDLISDEVRGRLDQVPFQLLRLAARRLPAQLRNDIYLHEWMPELHHILRREEAKPITRLYHGLRFAAGLLRSGPQIARELGDTRKQRLVAWAPGRWLRTMTGVDERLLDRVPQERLRYTGLGLLVVTTGLFSAVTMASAFTLLQTPWWFVIPTALLWGGAIALADRWLISSQHGRRNKRRMMNLVYRLVCATVVGIVLGEPILMKIFEVEINRQVRADRLATLTQYEADLRMCNQLLHESTSSRPLGCASMTLVMAPGATQQEIDTLIGRQVSALRESYGPVGLLDKVKALESLSGRSWQLRFLMWMIQIMALTIACLPIIALVMARKSRYDHLYLQENTSR from the coding sequence GTGAACGTCGTCTGGGTGGTCGCAGCGTTCGTTGGCGGTCTCCTTCTCGCAGTCCTCTCCGATCTGATCAGCGACGAGGTGCGCGGCAGGCTAGATCAAGTGCCGTTTCAACTTCTGCGACTCGCGGCCCGCCGGCTCCCCGCTCAGCTACGGAACGACATCTACTTACATGAATGGATGCCCGAACTGCACCACATCCTCCGCAGGGAGGAGGCGAAGCCGATCACCCGCCTTTACCACGGCCTGCGTTTCGCCGCCGGCCTCTTACGTAGCGGTCCTCAAATCGCACGTGAGCTGGGCGACACGCGCAAGCAACGGCTTGTCGCGTGGGCGCCTGGCCGCTGGTTGCGCACCATGACCGGAGTTGACGAGCGGCTCCTGGACCGGGTTCCGCAGGAGCGACTGCGCTATACGGGGCTCGGCCTGCTGGTAGTCACTACCGGGCTTTTCAGTGCAGTCACCATGGCCAGCGCGTTTACGCTCTTGCAAACACCCTGGTGGTTCGTCATTCCGACAGCATTGCTCTGGGGTGGCGCAATCGCGCTAGCCGATCGATGGCTTATTTCCTCGCAGCACGGACGTCGCAATAAGCGGCGCATGATGAATCTGGTTTATCGGCTAGTTTGTGCGACGGTGGTGGGTATAGTGCTGGGCGAACCGATATTAATGAAGATCTTTGAGGTGGAAATCAATCGGCAGGTGCGAGCCGATCGGCTGGCTACGCTGACCCAGTACGAGGCTGATTTGCGAATGTGTAACCAGTTGTTGCACGAAAGTACGTCCTCCCGGCCGTTGGGCTGCGCGAGCATGACCCTGGTAATGGCTCCAGGTGCCACTCAACAGGAGATCGACACCTTGATTGGGCGCCAGGTGTCGGCACTGCGCGAAAGCTACGGACCAGTGGGACTGCTGGACAAGGTGAAAGCGCTCGAAAGCCTTTCTGGCCGGAGTTGGCAGTTGCGGTTTCTGATGTGGATGATTCAGATAATGGCCCTTACAATCGCATGCCTGCCAATCATAGCGCTCGTAATGGCTCGCAAATCAAGGTATGACCATCTCTACCTGCAAGAAAACACCTCTCGCTAG
- a CDS encoding TadE family type IV pilus minor pilin, whose protein sequence is MIRRRSGGRDRGSFSVELAAGLPALLLLLLLGLTAVNAVTAKAQCVDAAREAALAASRGEPGTAAGQRVAPPGATVSVTVRGDTVVATVRAPVRTLGARLPSLAVTATAVAAVEPDLPEPAP, encoded by the coding sequence GTGATCCGGCGCCGGTCAGGTGGCCGCGACCGGGGCTCGTTCAGCGTCGAACTCGCGGCCGGGCTGCCGGCGCTCCTGCTGTTGTTGCTGCTCGGACTCACCGCGGTCAACGCGGTGACCGCGAAGGCGCAGTGCGTCGACGCGGCGCGGGAGGCGGCGCTGGCCGCCTCCCGCGGCGAGCCGGGAACGGCGGCGGGACAGCGGGTGGCACCGCCCGGCGCGACGGTCTCCGTGACCGTCCGTGGCGACACGGTCGTGGCGACCGTCCGGGCGCCGGTACGCACGCTCGGCGCCCGCCTGCCGAGCCTGGCCGTGACCGCCACCGCGGTCGCCGCCGTCGAGCCCGACCTGCCGGAGCCGGCGCCGTGA
- a CDS encoding Rv3654c family TadE-like protein — MTATGPAEHERPPAAASARAADRPARAADRPARAADRPARAADRPARAADRSRPAVDRGSASLWVLAAGLVLVAAGIAGAAVGAARVAGQQAKVAADLGALAGAAGALDGAGPACGRAGLIVEANGARPVSCILDGLDVIVTAEMIVHPMPGLARTTRATARAGPVRAGPVGAGPGGAW; from the coding sequence GTGACCGCGACCGGGCCGGCGGAGCACGAGCGCCCACCCGCGGCGGCTTCCGCCCGCGCGGCGGACCGGCCCGCCCGCGCGGCGGACCGGCCCGCCCGCGCGGCGGACCGGCCCGCCCGCGCGGCGGACCGGCCCGCCCGCGCGGCGGATCGCTCCCGCCCGGCAGTGGACCGGGGGAGCGCCTCGCTGTGGGTGTTGGCCGCCGGGCTCGTGCTCGTGGCGGCCGGTATCGCCGGCGCCGCGGTCGGCGCCGCCCGGGTCGCGGGCCAGCAGGCGAAGGTGGCGGCCGACCTCGGGGCGCTGGCCGGTGCCGCCGGTGCCCTCGACGGCGCTGGTCCGGCGTGCGGCCGGGCAGGGCTGATCGTCGAGGCGAACGGTGCCCGGCCCGTGTCGTGCATCCTCGATGGTCTCGACGTCATCGTCACCGCAGAGATGATCGTGCACCCGATGCCCGGTCTGGCGCGGACCACCCGCGCCACCGCCCGCGCCGGGCCGGTCCGCGCGGGGCCGGTCGGCGCCGGTCCGGGCGGTGCGTGGTGA
- a CDS encoding ATP-binding protein: MMSTVRLSFSPAPVHVRTARLVGVAVARRAGVAEELLDEVRLAIGEACTRAVALHRQYGLPDLVLMEMSDEASYTVRVIDRAPIEAGLGLAALPPDELADESLTDEALTVGVGFALLAGFVEDLQVRPVDEGIGTEVRMVWPVGR, encoded by the coding sequence GTGATGTCGACGGTTCGACTCTCGTTCTCGCCGGCGCCGGTGCACGTGCGGACCGCACGGCTGGTCGGTGTGGCCGTCGCCCGTCGGGCCGGGGTGGCCGAGGAGTTGCTCGACGAGGTACGTCTCGCGATCGGTGAGGCGTGCACGCGGGCGGTCGCCCTGCACCGCCAGTACGGGCTGCCCGACCTGGTGCTGATGGAGATGTCCGACGAGGCCTCCTACACCGTACGGGTGATCGACCGGGCGCCGATCGAGGCCGGGCTGGGTCTGGCGGCGTTGCCGCCGGACGAACTCGCCGACGAGTCGCTCACCGACGAGGCGCTCACCGTCGGAGTGGGGTTTGCCCTGTTGGCCGGCTTTGTCGAGGACCTTCAGGTGCGTCCGGTCGACGAAGGGATCGGTACCGAGGTCCGGATGGTGTGGCCGGTGGGACGGTAG
- a CDS encoding GNAT family N-acetyltransferase encodes MDLILIEKRRQPSDDREFWFLFEYSNEFNSDWWNSHDLRVGAWAFLEIRDGDIEVARIHLRAEVPIGHYAGTPQLGAAALGIQFIEVAESRRGQGIGTKAVQMLVERYPGRRLVAFSEADRFWASLGWRRYDHSDGADRFQAVFIQPELGA; translated from the coding sequence GTGGATCTCATTTTGATCGAGAAGCGCCGTCAGCCGAGCGATGACAGGGAGTTCTGGTTTTTGTTTGAGTACAGCAACGAGTTCAATTCAGACTGGTGGAATAGCCACGACCTCCGCGTGGGCGCATGGGCATTCCTTGAGATCCGCGACGGCGATATCGAAGTAGCGCGGATCCACCTGAGGGCTGAAGTCCCGATCGGACACTACGCAGGGACGCCTCAGCTTGGTGCCGCAGCACTTGGAATCCAGTTCATAGAGGTAGCGGAGTCCCGGCGAGGTCAGGGCATCGGCACCAAGGCTGTGCAGATGCTCGTCGAGCGGTACCCCGGCCGGCGGTTGGTTGCGTTCAGCGAGGCTGATCGCTTCTGGGCGTCGCTGGGATGGAGGCGGTACGACCACTCGGACGGGGCAGATCGGTTCCAGGCAGTGTTCATCCAGCCGGAACTGGGAGCCTGA
- a CDS encoding PadR family transcriptional regulator, whose product MPPDELKLTMTVGAVVREFLMDPQVPRYGFDLMRATHLPSGTLYPILARLQRAGWVTSHQEDIDPSVAGRPARRFYKITAHGAENARLQLAELSERLRPPAGGRLRPSLEGKWA is encoded by the coding sequence ATGCCACCGGACGAACTGAAATTGACGATGACTGTCGGAGCCGTGGTCCGCGAGTTCCTCATGGATCCACAGGTGCCCCGCTACGGGTTCGACCTGATGCGGGCAACCCACCTGCCCAGCGGCACGCTGTATCCGATCTTGGCGCGGCTGCAACGGGCGGGCTGGGTGACGAGTCATCAGGAGGACATCGATCCGTCCGTGGCGGGCCGACCCGCGCGCCGTTTCTACAAGATCACCGCCCACGGCGCAGAGAATGCCCGACTCCAGTTGGCCGAACTGAGCGAGCGGCTCCGGCCACCGGCCGGTGGCCGGCTTCGTCCCAGCCTCGAAGGAAAATGGGCGTGA
- a CDS encoding type II secretion system F family protein, which produces MTGFAAAALLTAALVAGWPARHGRARWAGLVGHRAEQVVGATRRRPTLDALPPARAGLLAAALLAVPGGLVGGPVAATVVAVYGWLAARTVLRSRATRSAARQHRASLDDLCALAADLRAGLPAAALLTQTASAVPLPEPRRQGDDRLARLTGAAGRLAEQTGAPLAELIERIEADARAMDRARAAAGAQAAGARATGYLLAGLPIGGIALGYGIGVDPLDVLLRTPIGAACALGAVVLQLAGLTWTERLVGAPERAGPPAGRRIDSPFPPTGVRGTPDRDRGRRAAIRTGHGSASNRVY; this is translated from the coding sequence ATGACCGGATTCGCCGCCGCCGCTCTTTTGACCGCCGCGCTGGTGGCCGGCTGGCCGGCCCGGCACGGGCGGGCCCGCTGGGCCGGCCTGGTCGGTCACCGGGCCGAGCAGGTGGTCGGGGCGACCAGGCGCCGCCCGACCCTCGACGCCTTACCGCCGGCCCGGGCCGGGCTGCTCGCCGCGGCACTGCTGGCCGTTCCTGGCGGGCTGGTCGGCGGGCCGGTCGCCGCCACGGTCGTCGCGGTCTACGGCTGGTTGGCCGCCCGTACCGTGCTGCGCAGCCGCGCGACCCGTAGTGCCGCCCGGCAACATCGGGCGTCCCTCGACGACCTGTGTGCGCTCGCCGCCGACCTGCGCGCCGGGTTGCCGGCCGCCGCCCTGCTCACCCAGACGGCGTCCGCCGTGCCCCTGCCCGAGCCCAGGCGTCAGGGCGACGACCGGCTTGCCCGGCTGACCGGCGCCGCGGGCCGGCTCGCCGAGCAGACCGGCGCGCCGCTGGCCGAACTGATCGAACGGATCGAGGCGGACGCCCGGGCCATGGATCGCGCCCGGGCCGCCGCAGGGGCACAGGCGGCCGGCGCCCGGGCCACCGGCTACCTGCTGGCCGGGCTGCCGATCGGCGGCATCGCCCTGGGCTACGGCATCGGCGTCGACCCGCTCGACGTGCTCCTGCGTACCCCGATCGGAGCCGCCTGCGCGCTCGGCGCGGTCGTGCTCCAACTCGCCGGACTGACCTGGACGGAGCGGCTGGTCGGCGCACCTGAGCGCGCCGGCCCGCCGGCGGGAAGGCGCATCGACAGTCCGTTCCCGCCGACCGGTGTTCGCGGCACGCCGGACCGGGACCGCGGCAGGCGGGCGGCGATCCGAACCGGTCACGGCAGCGCCTCCAACCGGGTGTACTGA